One genomic window of Oceanispirochaeta sp. includes the following:
- a CDS encoding FapA family protein → MIGQDQFQDILRSLSERDKERHSVEVSGNTIEEALGQAAIELGVPVRRLEYELLEMGKRGFLGIGKKDFSIMAYEVESKIARTAGGEVLLEEFAEEEKEDEVIIHYGDFTVRLASDGAYLKVVPPDKGGTPVNIQDVKKELQFRGIADIIMERIESTVSNSDSVYVKVGDFIYNPVNDARSTINVSEDEMQAFIEVLEPGPGGSDLTSSDITSFLRNNNVVFGVMEEALIGFEDHPVYNRPYLIAKGEPPVNGRNASISYLFEQDQSQIKLKHKRDGSVDFKELNLIQNVVKGQPLARKIPPEAGKDGRTVYGKYIPAKDGSDIQIGLGKNVSITDNGKTVIATSSGQVLLLKGKVTVETVLVIPGDVNASTGNVSGLGTVVIKGNVEDGYQVSAQGNIEVNGFVGKSNLLAGGDLVVKRGINGGEGDFGKITAGKSVWSSFINNASVEAGENVIVSDGIVNAHVNAAGRVLCKGKRARIVGGMLQASEEINAATLGSSGGAETILKVGYDPKAKVELEELVLRQEDLDKEQNESDRNLQGLMKQKRSRKKLSADKETLFIELRQRHNDLIDEMEKLKDSIEHKEEYLSILQLRGKISASKNVNSGVKVYIKDEEYEVTNPFDYPVTFLLEDGFITTAKYEDITEEDLQRRD, encoded by the coding sequence ATGATCGGCCAGGATCAGTTTCAGGATATCCTGCGGAGTTTATCCGAAAGGGATAAGGAACGGCATTCCGTGGAGGTCTCGGGCAACACCATTGAAGAAGCCCTTGGTCAGGCAGCCATTGAACTGGGAGTCCCTGTACGACGGCTGGAATATGAGCTTCTGGAAATGGGGAAGCGCGGTTTTCTCGGCATTGGTAAAAAAGACTTCTCAATCATGGCTTATGAGGTTGAAAGTAAGATCGCCCGGACGGCCGGAGGTGAAGTCCTGCTGGAAGAATTCGCCGAAGAAGAAAAGGAAGATGAAGTCATTATACATTACGGAGATTTCACGGTTCGTCTGGCCAGTGACGGAGCCTATCTTAAGGTTGTTCCTCCTGATAAAGGGGGGACTCCTGTCAATATACAGGATGTAAAGAAGGAACTGCAGTTTCGAGGCATTGCCGATATCATTATGGAACGAATAGAAAGCACAGTCAGCAATTCAGACAGTGTATATGTCAAGGTCGGTGACTTTATATACAATCCTGTAAATGATGCCCGGTCCACCATCAATGTTTCTGAGGATGAGATGCAGGCTTTTATCGAAGTTCTTGAACCCGGCCCAGGCGGCTCCGATCTTACATCTTCGGATATCACCTCCTTTTTACGAAATAATAATGTTGTCTTTGGAGTGATGGAAGAGGCTCTCATCGGATTTGAAGATCATCCTGTGTATAACAGACCCTATTTAATCGCCAAAGGGGAACCTCCGGTCAATGGAAGGAATGCCTCCATCAGTTATCTCTTTGAACAGGATCAGTCTCAGATCAAGCTTAAACACAAGAGAGACGGCTCCGTTGATTTTAAGGAACTTAATCTCATACAAAATGTTGTGAAGGGTCAGCCTCTTGCCCGAAAAATACCTCCTGAAGCGGGAAAAGACGGGAGAACTGTCTATGGGAAATATATACCAGCCAAGGACGGCTCGGATATACAAATAGGTCTGGGTAAGAATGTCTCTATAACAGATAATGGAAAAACAGTCATAGCCACCTCGAGTGGACAGGTTCTGCTGCTCAAGGGAAAAGTCACGGTTGAAACTGTCCTGGTTATCCCTGGTGACGTCAATGCTTCGACTGGAAATGTCAGCGGTTTGGGAACCGTTGTCATCAAAGGAAATGTGGAAGACGGTTATCAGGTTTCGGCTCAGGGGAATATTGAAGTGAACGGATTTGTCGGAAAATCCAATCTTCTTGCCGGAGGAGACCTGGTTGTTAAACGGGGAATCAATGGTGGAGAGGGAGATTTCGGCAAGATTACAGCTGGTAAGTCTGTCTGGTCCAGTTTTATTAATAATGCTTCTGTCGAAGCCGGTGAAAATGTGATTGTTTCAGATGGAATTGTCAATGCTCATGTAAACGCAGCCGGTAGAGTTCTCTGCAAAGGTAAAAGAGCCAGAATCGTCGGTGGAATGCTCCAGGCATCAGAAGAAATCAATGCGGCTACCCTTGGATCTTCGGGTGGTGCGGAAACCATACTTAAGGTTGGTTATGATCCTAAAGCTAAAGTTGAACTCGAAGAGCTTGTTCTCCGTCAGGAAGATCTGGACAAGGAACAGAATGAGTCAGACAGGAACCTTCAGGGGCTCATGAAACAGAAACGGTCCAGGAAAAAACTATCAGCCGATAAAGAAACCCTCTTTATAGAGCTGCGGCAGCGCCATAATGACCTGATAGATGAAATGGAAAAACTGAAAGATTCTATTGAACACAAGGAAGAATACTTGTCAATTCTTCAGTTGCGAGGTAAAATTTCAGCGTCCAAAAATGTGAATTCCGGAGTAAAGGTTTACATCAAGGATGAGGAATATGAAGTAACAAACCCTTTTGATTATCCTGTTACTTTTCTGCTTGAAGATGGATTCATAACGACTGCTAAGTATGAGGATATTACTGAGGAGGACCTTCAGAGGAGGGACTAG
- a CDS encoding flagellar biosynthesis protein FlhF — protein sequence MEQHFTETGYTHAEVISNIRVKYGDKAKILFYKSVRLGGFMGLFTKDGIEYTGYITDNPGEKRREADEKNKKEILNLAQSQKGSTLDEVLKEVKELKEKITAAPREEASLHPSLEQMKTLLEDNDFSDSYIDDMLHRLRREFSLEDLEQYSLLEEAVMAWVGESLTEHQDTPVPSPRVFVLVGPTGVGKTTTIAKLAAINGVTSGDACLSVCMITIDNYRIGARTQIETYGDIMGIPVFTAESYEDLKEKIKTNRDQDLIFVDTIGKSPRDFMKLAEMRSIVEACGDNAEIHLAISSTTKDKDINEILDQFEPFHYKSVILTKLDETTRVGNLISILSQRKKPLSYVTDGQGVPQDISRSTRAKLLNSLTGFACDTEQILNKLEKKYTRMWS from the coding sequence ATGGAGCAGCATTTTACAGAAACAGGATATACACATGCTGAAGTCATCAGTAATATCCGTGTCAAATATGGTGACAAGGCAAAGATTCTTTTTTATAAGAGTGTCCGGCTTGGTGGCTTTATGGGTCTTTTTACGAAAGATGGCATAGAGTACACAGGATATATTACGGATAATCCAGGGGAGAAACGCAGAGAGGCCGATGAAAAGAATAAAAAGGAAATCCTCAATCTGGCTCAGAGTCAGAAAGGTTCCACCCTGGATGAGGTTCTTAAGGAAGTTAAAGAACTCAAAGAGAAAATCACAGCGGCCCCTCGTGAGGAAGCGTCTCTTCATCCCTCTCTTGAGCAGATGAAGACTCTGCTGGAAGATAATGATTTTTCCGACTCCTATATAGACGATATGCTTCATCGTCTGAGACGCGAGTTTTCCCTGGAAGACCTGGAGCAGTATTCTCTCCTGGAAGAGGCCGTCATGGCCTGGGTGGGAGAATCATTGACTGAACATCAGGACACACCAGTGCCATCTCCCCGTGTTTTTGTATTGGTTGGTCCCACCGGGGTCGGTAAAACGACCACCATTGCTAAGCTGGCTGCCATTAACGGCGTCACTTCGGGTGATGCCTGTCTCTCCGTCTGTATGATTACCATTGATAATTACAGAATCGGTGCCCGCACCCAGATAGAAACCTATGGAGATATAATGGGAATCCCTGTCTTTACTGCTGAATCATACGAGGATCTAAAAGAAAAGATTAAAACTAACAGAGATCAGGATCTGATTTTTGTTGATACCATAGGAAAGAGTCCCCGTGATTTTATGAAACTGGCAGAGATGAGATCAATCGTGGAAGCCTGTGGTGATAATGCAGAAATCCATCTGGCCATTTCCTCTACGACTAAAGATAAGGATATAAACGAGATCCTGGATCAGTTCGAACCTTTTCATTATAAGTCTGTTATACTGACAAAATTAGACGAAACTACCCGCGTCGGTAATCTGATCAGTATACTTTCCCAGAGAAAAAAGCCTTTGTCCTACGTCACTGACGGACAGGGTGTTCCTCAGGATATTTCCCGCAGTACAAGAGCTAAATTATTGAACTCCCTTACGGGATTTGCTTGCGATACTGAACAGATACTCAATAAGTTAGAGAAAAAATACACCAGGATGTGGAGCTGA
- the whiG gene encoding RNA polymerase sigma factor WhiG — translation MSEKVLENVSEEELWKDYRKNHKQEVRDILIKQYAPLVKYVAGKISVGMPQNVDFDDLVGFGVFGLFDAIEKFDPEKHVKFKTYAVTRIRGAIFDELRSIDWVPRSVRQKTREIEDTIQTLEADLGRSASDNEIAKAMNMSREQYNQVVLKVRGTSILSLNDVWFTGDDSDKVSIQDSIESPVSLQPDSMAEKDEIRRVIVQAINELPDKEKKVLVLYYYEDLTLKEIGKVLEVTESRISQLHTKAILRLRSKLTNVKKGIM, via the coding sequence ATGTCTGAAAAGGTATTGGAAAATGTATCAGAAGAAGAATTGTGGAAGGATTACCGAAAAAACCATAAACAGGAAGTTCGGGATATACTTATCAAGCAGTATGCTCCTCTCGTAAAATATGTAGCTGGTAAAATTTCTGTCGGCATGCCTCAAAATGTAGATTTTGATGATCTGGTAGGATTCGGCGTATTCGGCCTTTTTGATGCTATTGAGAAATTTGATCCTGAAAAACATGTCAAATTTAAAACATATGCGGTCACCAGAATCCGGGGTGCCATCTTTGACGAACTCAGATCAATTGACTGGGTTCCCCGGTCGGTAAGACAAAAAACTAGAGAAATTGAAGATACAATACAAACTCTTGAAGCTGATTTAGGGCGCTCTGCAAGTGATAATGAAATTGCCAAGGCCATGAATATGTCCCGGGAGCAGTACAATCAGGTTGTACTTAAAGTCAGGGGTACAAGCATACTGTCTCTGAACGATGTTTGGTTCACCGGGGATGACAGCGACAAAGTTTCTATTCAGGATAGTATCGAATCTCCAGTGAGTCTTCAACCTGACTCAATGGCCGAAAAGGATGAGATTAGAAGAGTCATCGTTCAGGCAATCAATGAACTGCCGGATAAGGAAAAAAAGGTTCTTGTTCTCTATTACTATGAAGATCTGACCCTGAAGGAAATCGGCAAGGTTCTTGAAGTCACAGAATCCAGAATTTCTCAATTACATACAAAAGCCATACTGAGGCTTCGATCCAAATTGACCAATGTAAAGAAAGGAATCATGTAA
- a CDS encoding MinD/ParA family protein has translation MQDQAELLREMMKKKNDSTPEGSDASSTRIITVASGKGGVGKTNISINLALAYARVGKKVIVLDADLGLANVNVVLGVIPKFNLYHVIRKQKTMKEVILDTNYGIQIVAGASGFSRVANLTDDERNNFISELSELSAADIIIIDTSAGVSQNVLAFVEAADDVLIVTTPEPTAITDAYGIIKIISTEIDNLDMGMKLIVNRAANITEAKKVSHKVINIAAQFLNMKIDYLGFVYDDPAVPAAVRKQLPFMISDPRGPASTCIQHIVNRLENVEYREGRGVGHFIRRLLKRMD, from the coding sequence ATGCAGGATCAGGCAGAACTCCTTCGGGAGATGATGAAAAAAAAGAATGACAGTACCCCCGAGGGATCCGATGCGTCCTCCACAAGAATCATCACAGTTGCCAGTGGCAAAGGTGGTGTGGGAAAGACGAATATCTCCATTAATCTGGCATTGGCCTATGCCAGAGTGGGTAAGAAGGTCATAGTTTTGGATGCAGATTTGGGATTAGCCAATGTGAATGTCGTTCTTGGTGTCATTCCCAAATTCAATTTGTATCATGTCATACGAAAACAGAAGACAATGAAAGAGGTCATTCTGGATACCAATTATGGGATTCAGATAGTCGCCGGAGCGAGTGGCTTTTCAAGAGTTGCAAATCTGACGGATGACGAGAGAAATAATTTTATTTCTGAACTTTCCGAATTATCGGCAGCTGATATCATCATTATTGATACAAGTGCCGGAGTCTCTCAGAATGTTCTCGCTTTTGTCGAAGCGGCGGATGATGTTCTTATTGTAACAACTCCTGAACCAACCGCCATTACAGATGCCTATGGAATTATTAAAATAATTTCCACTGAAATCGACAACCTGGATATGGGGATGAAGCTTATTGTCAACAGGGCTGCCAATATTACAGAAGCTAAGAAAGTCTCTCATAAGGTCATCAATATAGCGGCACAGTTTCTAAATATGAAAATTGATTATTTAGGTTTTGTGTATGATGATCCTGCAGTGCCTGCAGCAGTCAGGAAGCAACTTCCTTTTATGATTTCGGATCCTCGTGGTCCGGCATCAACCTGTATACAGCATATTGTCAACAGGCTGGAGAATGTAGAGTATCGAGAGGGCCGGGGAGTCGGTCATTTTATCCGTCGTCTCCTGAAGCGAATGGATTGA